One part of the Arabidopsis thaliana chromosome 1 sequence genome encodes these proteins:
- a CDS encoding RING/FYVE/PHD zinc finger superfamily protein (RING/FYVE/PHD zinc finger superfamily protein; FUNCTIONS IN: zinc ion binding; EXPRESSED IN: 22 plant structures; EXPRESSED DURING: 13 growth stages; CONTAINS InterPro DOMAIN/s: Zinc finger, C3HC4 RING-type (InterPro:IPR018957), Zinc finger, RING-CH-type (InterPro:IPR011016); BEST Arabidopsis thaliana protein match is: RING/FYVE/PHD zinc finger superfamily protein (TAIR:AT1G11020.1); Has 980 Blast hits to 947 proteins in 173 species: Archae - 0; Bacteria - 0; Metazoa - 371; Fungi - 122; Plants - 294; Viruses - 16; Other Eukaryotes - 177 (source: NCBI BLink).) has product MQLVPSDDDDDRKEQILFDESTSSNEIVAAERGDRVVEEGQVSEIAETDDDETTLLVSGDQPQCRICLDVGGEDLIAPCNCKGTQKHVHRSCLDNWRSTKEGFAFSHCTECRAFFKLRANVPADRWWLRLRFQLLVARDHAFIFISVQMIVAFLGLLVYKFYGEELREMFGYEEHPYGFYTLAVLAIVLVGLLYGFFIAIICGQKINERHYHVLAKQELTKEYIVEDRDCKNVPELDQSHVMELKMLGLY; this is encoded by the exons ATGCAATTAGTGcctagtgatgatgatgatgatagaaaGGAACAGATTTTATTCGACGAATCAACATCCTCAAACGAAATCGTAGCAGCGGAAAGAGGAGATCGTGTTGTGGAGGAAGGACAAGTTTCAGAAATAGCTGAGACTGATGATGACGAAACCACACTTCTTGTTTCTGGAGATCAACCACAATGTCGAATTTGCCTTGATGTTGGAG GGGAAGATCTGATTGCTCCGTGCAATTGTAAAGGTACTCAAAAGCACGTTCACAGATCTTGTCTCGATAATTGGCGCTCCACCAAG GAAGGTTTTGCATTTTCGCATTGTACAGAGTGTAGAGCCTTTTTCAAACTCCGAGCCAATGTGCCTGCTGATAGATGGTGGTTGAGATTGAGATTTCAGCTGCTGGTTGCTAGAGATCATgccttcatcttcatttctgTCCAGATG ATTGTAGCATTCTTGGGGTTACTAGTTTACAAGTTCTACGGTGAAGAACTACGAGAAATGTTTGGTTATGAGGAACATCCTTATGGGTTCTACACATTGGCTG TTTTGGCCATTGTCTTGGTAGGACTGCTATATGGATTCTTCATCGCCATAATATGTGGCCAAAAGATCAACGAGCGGCATTACCATGTTCTCGCCAAACAAGAACTCACAAAG GAATATATAGTGGAAGACCGCGACTGCAAGAATGTTCCTGAGCTTGATCAGAGTCATGTGATGGAACTAAAAATGTTGGGACTTTATTGA
- the HKL1 gene encoding hexokinase-like 1, whose translation MGKVAVAFAAVAVVAACSVAAVMVGRRMKSRRKWRTVVEILKELEDDCDTPVGRLRQVVDAMAVEMHAGLASEGGSKLKMLLTFVDDLPTGREKGTYYALHLGGTYFRILRVLLGDQRSYLDVQDVERHPIPSHLMNSTSEVLFNFLAFSLERFIEKEENGSDSQGVRRELAFTFSFPVKHTSISSGVLIKWTKGFEISEMVGQDIAECLQGALNRRGLDMHVAALVNDTVGALSLGYYHDPDTVVAVVFGTGSNACYLERTDAIIKCQGLLTTSGSMVVNMEWGNFWSSHLPRTSYDIDLDAESSNANDMGFEKMISGMYLGDIVRRVILRMSEDSDIFGPISPVLSEPYVLRCLSSFYLLLEI comes from the exons ATGGGGAAAGTGGCGGTTGCGTTTGCGGCGGTTGCTGTTGTTGCGGCTTGTTCTGTTGCCGCGGTGATGGTTGGGAGGAGGATGAAGAGTCGGAGGAAATGGAGGACTGTTGTTGAGATTTTGAAAGAGTTGGAGGATGATTGTGATACTCCGGTTGGGAGGTTGAGGCAAGTGGTTGATGCTATGGCCGTGGAGATGCACGCTGGTTTGGCTTCTGAAGGTGGCTCTAAGCTTAAAATGCTCCTCACTTTCGTCGATGATTTGCCCACTGG GAGGGAGAAAGGTACTTATTATGCACTTCACCTTGGAGGCACTTATTTTAGGATTTTAAGGGTTCTTCTGGGTGATCAAAGGTCTTATCTAGATGTTCAAGATGTTGAACGACACCCAATACCTTCACATTTGATGAATAGCACCAGCGAG GTTCTTTTCAACTTTCTCGCCTTTTCCTTGGAAAGGTTTATTGAAAAGGAGGAAAACGGGTCCGATTCACAAGGTGTTAGAAGGGAACTTGCATTTACGTTCTCATTCCCTGTCAAGCATACTTCTATTTCTTCAGGAGTTCTAATTAAATGGACCAAAGGTTTTGAGATTAGTGAAATG GTTGGGCAAGATATAGCTGAATGTCTACAAGGAGCTCTGAACAGAAGAGGCCTAGATATGCATGTTGCGGCTCTT GTGAATGATACTGTTGGAGCCTTGTCGCTTGGATATTATCACGATCCAGATACGGTTGTTGCGGTTGTATTTGGAACAGGTAGTAATGCATGTTACTTGGAAAGAACCGATGCCATAATCAAGTGTCAGGGTCTGCTTACAACTTCTGGAAGCATG GTGGTAAATATGGAGTGGGGAAATTTTTGGTCCTCTCATTTGCCTAGAACTTCGTATGACATTGACTTGGATGCAGAGAGTTCAAATGCAAATGATATG GGATTTGAGAAGATGATATCAGGAATGTATCTGGGTGACATTGTTCGTAGAGTAATTCTCCGCATGTCAGAAGATTCTGATATCTTTGGACCCATCTCGCCCGTGTTATCTGAGCCTTACGTTCTAAGGTGCTTATCCTCTTTTTATCTCTTGCtagaaatttga
- a CDS encoding F-box associated ubiquitination effector family protein (F-box associated ubiquitination effector family protein; CONTAINS InterPro DOMAIN/s: F-box associated domain, type 1 (InterPro:IPR006527); BEST Arabidopsis thaliana protein match is: F-box and associated interaction domains-containing protein (TAIR:AT3G17560.1); Has 247 Blast hits to 247 proteins in 2 species: Archae - 0; Bacteria - 0; Metazoa - 0; Fungi - 0; Plants - 247; Viruses - 0; Other Eukaryotes - 0 (source: NCBI BLink).) yields the protein MEEFLDVVSPEDDLVSTGKSLKGNEVNDIKALSVVREEHLSLLYQSAKKLKMDIRVTNEIETVDLKPHGCLFSSSLSFHIDEEKKVAVCGEKVIYNKIYIVGEDKYTRYIDLLVSVALMVG from the exons ATGGAGGAGTTTCTTGATGTCGTCTCTCCCGAAGACGACTTAGTATCCACTGGCAAGTCGTTGAAGGGAAATG AAGTAAATGATATTAAGGCTCTCTCAGTTGTTAGAGAAGAACATCTCTCCTTATTATATCAGAGTGCAAAGAAACTAAAGATGGATATAAGGGTGACCAATGAGATTGAGACAGTGGATTTAAAACCCCATGGTTGTTTGTTTTCGAGTTCCCTAAGTTTCCACATTgacgaagagaagaaagttgctGTTTGCGGTGAGAAAGTCATATACAACAAGATATACATTGTTGGAGAAGATAAATACACAAGGTATATCGATCTTCTGGTTTCGGTAGCTTTGATGGTCGGTTAA
- the HKL1 gene encoding hexokinase-like 1 (hexokinase-like 1 (HKL1); FUNCTIONS IN: hexokinase activity, ATP binding; INVOLVED IN: response to salt stress, response to cold, response to osmotic stress; LOCATED IN: mitochondrion, plastid; EXPRESSED IN: 26 plant structures; EXPRESSED DURING: 13 growth stages; CONTAINS InterPro DOMAIN/s: Hexokinase, N-terminal (InterPro:IPR022672), Hexokinase, C-terminal (InterPro:IPR022673), Hexokinase (InterPro:IPR001312); BEST Arabidopsis thaliana protein match is: Hexokinase (TAIR:AT3G20040.1); Has 2396 Blast hits to 2128 proteins in 324 species: Archae - 0; Bacteria - 92; Metazoa - 1286; Fungi - 598; Plants - 287; Viruses - 0; Other Eukaryotes - 133 (source: NCBI BLink).): protein MGKVAVAFAAVAVVAACSVAAVMVGRRMKSRRKWRTVVEILKELEDDCDTPVGRLRQVVDAMAVEMHAGLASEGGSKLKMLLTFVDDLPTGREKGTYYALHLGGTYFRILRVLLGDQRSYLDVQDVERHPIPSHLMNSTSEVLFNFLAFSLERFIEKEENGSDSQGVRRELAFTFSFPVKHTSISSGVLIKWTKGFEISEMVGQDIAECLQGALNRRGLDMHVAALVNDTVGALSLGYYHDPDTVVAVVFGTGSNACYLERTDAIIKCQGLLTTSGSMVVNMEWGNFWSSHLPRTSYDIDLDAESSNANDMGFEKMISGMYLGDIVRRVILRMSEDSDIFGPISPVLSEPYVLRTNSVSAIHEDDTPELQEVARILKDIGVSDVPLKVRKLVVKICDVVTRRAGRLAAAGIAGILKKIGRDGSGGITSGRSRSEIQMQKRTVVAVEGGLYMNYTMFREYMEEALVEILGEEVSQYVVVKAMEDGSSIGSALLVASLQS, encoded by the exons ATGGGGAAAGTGGCGGTTGCGTTTGCGGCGGTTGCTGTTGTTGCGGCTTGTTCTGTTGCCGCGGTGATGGTTGGGAGGAGGATGAAGAGTCGGAGGAAATGGAGGACTGTTGTTGAGATTTTGAAAGAGTTGGAGGATGATTGTGATACTCCGGTTGGGAGGTTGAGGCAAGTGGTTGATGCTATGGCCGTGGAGATGCACGCTGGTTTGGCTTCTGAAGGTGGCTCTAAGCTTAAAATGCTCCTCACTTTCGTCGATGATTTGCCCACTGG GAGGGAGAAAGGTACTTATTATGCACTTCACCTTGGAGGCACTTATTTTAGGATTTTAAGGGTTCTTCTGGGTGATCAAAGGTCTTATCTAGATGTTCAAGATGTTGAACGACACCCAATACCTTCACATTTGATGAATAGCACCAGCGAG GTTCTTTTCAACTTTCTCGCCTTTTCCTTGGAAAGGTTTATTGAAAAGGAGGAAAACGGGTCCGATTCACAAGGTGTTAGAAGGGAACTTGCATTTACGTTCTCATTCCCTGTCAAGCATACTTCTATTTCTTCAGGAGTTCTAATTAAATGGACCAAAGGTTTTGAGATTAGTGAAATG GTTGGGCAAGATATAGCTGAATGTCTACAAGGAGCTCTGAACAGAAGAGGCCTAGATATGCATGTTGCGGCTCTT GTGAATGATACTGTTGGAGCCTTGTCGCTTGGATATTATCACGATCCAGATACGGTTGTTGCGGTTGTATTTGGAACAGGTAGTAATGCATGTTACTTGGAAAGAACCGATGCCATAATCAAGTGTCAGGGTCTGCTTACAACTTCTGGAAGCATG GTGGTAAATATGGAGTGGGGAAATTTTTGGTCCTCTCATTTGCCTAGAACTTCGTATGACATTGACTTGGATGCAGAGAGTTCAAATGCAAATGATATG GGATTTGAGAAGATGATATCAGGAATGTATCTGGGTGACATTGTTCGTAGAGTAATTCTCCGCATGTCAGAAGATTCTGATATCTTTGGACCCATCTCGCCCGTGTTATCTGAGCCTTACGTTCTAAG AACAAATTCAGTCTCAGCCATACATGAAGATGACACACCTGAGTTACAAGAAGTAGCAAGAATCTTGAAAGACATAGGG GTATCAGATGTACCACTGAAGGTGAGAAAACTAGTGGTGAAAATATGCGATGTGGTTACACGAAGAGCAGGGAGGCTTGCAGCAGCAGGAATAGCAGGAATCTTGAAGAAGATAGGCCGAGATGGAAGCGGGGGAATCACGAGCGGGAGAAGCAGAAGTGAAATCCAAATGCAGAAAAGAACAGTTGTTGCGGTAGAAGGAGGTTTGTACATGAATTACACCATGTTTAGGGAATACATGGAAGAAGCTCTCGTAGAGATACTAGGAGAAGAAGTGAGTCAATACGTGGTGGTTAAAGCCATGGAAGATGGTTCTAGCATTGGCTCTGCTCTCCTCGTTGCCTCTTTACAGTCATga
- a CDS encoding RING/FYVE/PHD zinc finger superfamily protein: MQLVPSDDDDDRKEQILFDESTSSNEIVAAERGDRVVEEGQVSEIAETDDDETTLLVSGDQPQCRICLDVGGEDLIAPCNCKGTQKHVHRSCLDNWRSTKEGFAFSHCTECRAFFKLRANVPADRWWLRLRFQLLVARDHAFIFISVQMIVAFLGLLVYKFYGEELREMFGYEEHPYGFYTLAVLAIVLVGLLYGFFIAIICGQKINERHYHVLAKQELTKV; this comes from the exons ATGCAATTAGTGcctagtgatgatgatgatgatagaaaGGAACAGATTTTATTCGACGAATCAACATCCTCAAACGAAATCGTAGCAGCGGAAAGAGGAGATCGTGTTGTGGAGGAAGGACAAGTTTCAGAAATAGCTGAGACTGATGATGACGAAACCACACTTCTTGTTTCTGGAGATCAACCACAATGTCGAATTTGCCTTGATGTTGGAG GGGAAGATCTGATTGCTCCGTGCAATTGTAAAGGTACTCAAAAGCACGTTCACAGATCTTGTCTCGATAATTGGCGCTCCACCAAG GAAGGTTTTGCATTTTCGCATTGTACAGAGTGTAGAGCCTTTTTCAAACTCCGAGCCAATGTGCCTGCTGATAGATGGTGGTTGAGATTGAGATTTCAGCTGCTGGTTGCTAGAGATCATgccttcatcttcatttctgTCCAGATG ATTGTAGCATTCTTGGGGTTACTAGTTTACAAGTTCTACGGTGAAGAACTACGAGAAATGTTTGGTTATGAGGAACATCCTTATGGGTTCTACACATTGGCTG TTTTGGCCATTGTCTTGGTAGGACTGCTATATGGATTCTTCATCGCCATAATATGTGGCCAAAAGATCAACGAGCGGCATTACCATGTTCTCGCCAAACAAGAACTCACAAAGGTCTGA
- a CDS encoding Saccharopine dehydrogenase (Saccharopine dehydrogenase; FUNCTIONS IN: binding, catalytic activity; INVOLVED IN: metabolic process; LOCATED IN: chloroplast; EXPRESSED IN: 21 plant structures; EXPRESSED DURING: 13 growth stages; CONTAINS InterPro DOMAIN/s: Saccharopine dehydrogenase / Homospermidine synthase (InterPro:IPR005097), NAD(P)-binding domain (InterPro:IPR016040); Has 1549 Blast hits to 1547 proteins in 500 species: Archae - 22; Bacteria - 980; Metazoa - 33; Fungi - 88; Plants - 49; Viruses - 0; Other Eukaryotes - 377 (source: NCBI BLink).) has translation MTRALLLQPYRATVRAASSRETQYDGVPEVKFSDPSRNYRVLVLGGTGRVGGSTATALSKLCPELKIVVGGRNREKGEAMVAKLGENSEFSQVDINDAKMLETSLRDVDLVVHAAGPFQQAPRCTVLEAAIKTKTAYLDVCDDTSYAFRAKSLEAEAIAANIPALTTAGIYPGVSNVMAAEMVAAARSEDKGKPEKLRFSYYTAGTGGAGPTILATSFLLLGEEVTAYKQGEKVKLRPYSGMITVDFGKGIRKRDVYLLNLPEVRSTHEVLGVPTVVARFGTAPFFWNWGMEIMTKLLPSEVLRDRTKVQQMVELFDPVVRAMDGFAGERVSMRVDLECSDGRTTVGLFSHKKLSVSVGVSTAAFVAAMLEGSTQPGVWFPEEPQGIAVEAREVLLKRASQGTFNFILNKPPWMVETEPKEVVLGIYV, from the exons ATGACTCGAGCTCTGCTGCTGCAACCGTACAGAGCGACGGTGCGAGCAGCTTCATCTAGGGAAACGCAATACGACGGCGTTCCGGAGGTTAAGTTCTCGGATCCTAGCCGGAACTATCGGGTCTTGGTGTTGGGTGGAACGGGTCGGGTCGGTGGGTCTACTGCTACTGCTCTTTCTAAGCTATGTCCTGAGCTAAAAATCGTCGTCGGTGGACGCAACAG AGAGAAAGGTGAAGCAATGGTGGCTAAGCTGGGAGAGAATTCTGAATTTTCTCAAGTAGATATCAATGATGCTAAGATGCTTGAGACAAGTTTAAGAG ACGTTGATCTTGTAGTCCATGCCGCTGGACCATTCCAACAAGCACCTCGATGCACTGTTCTTGAAGCTGCCATAAAGACCAAG ACTGCATATCTCGATGTTTGTGATGACACAAGCTATGCTTTCCGTGCAAAATCTCTTGAAGCTGAGGCAATTGCTGCGAATATTCCGGCGTTAACAACAGCTGGAATATATCCAGGAGTTAGCAATG TGATGGCGGCTGAAATGGTCGCTGCAGCAAGAAGCGAAGATAAAGGAAAACCAGAGAAATTGAG GTTCTCCTATTACACAGCAGGCACTGGCGGTGCAGGTCCTACAATATTAGCAACGAGTTTTCTACTTCTTGGAGAGGAAGTTACTGCATATAAACAAG GAGAGAAGGTAAAACTAAGACCCTACAGTGGAATGATAACCGTGGATTTCGGAAAAGGCATCCGGAAAAGAGatgtttatctttt GAATTTGCCAGAGGTGAGATCAACTCATGAAGTTCTAGGAGTGCCAACTGTCGTTGCTCGATTCGGCACAGCTCCTTTCTTCTGGAACTGGGGAATGGAGATAATGACAAAACTCTTACCATCG GAGGTCCTTAGAGACAGAACCAAAGTCCAACAAATGGTAGAGCTTTTTGACCCTGTCGTTAGAGCCATGGATGGCTTTGCTGGAGAGCGTGTCTCAATGAGG GTTGATTTGGAGTGCTCGGATGGACGGACCACAGTTGGGTTATTTAGTCATAAAAAACTATCAGT ATCCGTTGGAGTTTCGACCGCAGCTTTTGTTGCAGCAATGCTTGAAGGAAGCACACAACCAGGGGTTTGGTTTCCAGAAGAG CCTCAAGGGATCGCAGTGGAAGCAAGGGAAGTTCTTCTCAAACGTGCATCACAAGGAACATTCAATTTCATACTGAACAA GCCACCCTGGATGGTTGAGACCGAGCCGAAGGAGGTGGTTTTAGGGATATACGTATGA
- a CDS encoding RING/FYVE/PHD zinc finger superfamily protein — translation MQLVPSDDDDDRKEQILFDESTSSNEIVAAERGDRVVEEGQVSEIAETDDDETTLLVSGDQPQCRICLDVGGEDLIAPCNCKGTQKHVHRSCLDNWRSTKEGFAFSHCTECRAFFKLRANVPADRWWLRLRFQLLVARDHAFIFISVQMIVAFLGLLVYKFYGEELREMFGYEEHPYGFYTLAGTTIFVFYRLMDISPVTRIRVNQNHLCAEPLERIMNMMVYFLLQFWPLSW, via the exons ATGCAATTAGTGcctagtgatgatgatgatgatagaaaGGAACAGATTTTATTCGACGAATCAACATCCTCAAACGAAATCGTAGCAGCGGAAAGAGGAGATCGTGTTGTGGAGGAAGGACAAGTTTCAGAAATAGCTGAGACTGATGATGACGAAACCACACTTCTTGTTTCTGGAGATCAACCACAATGTCGAATTTGCCTTGATGTTGGAG GGGAAGATCTGATTGCTCCGTGCAATTGTAAAGGTACTCAAAAGCACGTTCACAGATCTTGTCTCGATAATTGGCGCTCCACCAAG GAAGGTTTTGCATTTTCGCATTGTACAGAGTGTAGAGCCTTTTTCAAACTCCGAGCCAATGTGCCTGCTGATAGATGGTGGTTGAGATTGAGATTTCAGCTGCTGGTTGCTAGAGATCATgccttcatcttcatttctgTCCAGATG ATTGTAGCATTCTTGGGGTTACTAGTTTACAAGTTCTACGGTGAAGAACTACGAGAAATGTTTGGTTATGAGGAACATCCTTATGGGTTCTACACATTGGCTGGTacaactatttttgttttctataggCTCATGGACATTAGCCCAGTCACCAGGATTAGAGTCAATCAGAATCATCTTTGTGCTGAACCACTTGAGCGTATAATGAACATGATGGTCTATTTTTTGTTGCAGTTTTGGCCATTGTCTTGGTAG
- the HKL1 gene encoding hexokinase-like 1, translating into MFTSNHCCYLLPLLWREKGTYYALHLGGTYFRILRVLLGDQRSYLDVQDVERHPIPSHLMNSTSEVLFNFLAFSLERFIEKEENGSDSQGVRRELAFTFSFPVKHTSISSGVLIKWTKGFEISEMVGQDIAECLQGALNRRGLDMHVAALVNDTVGALSLGYYHDPDTVVAVVFGTGSNACYLERTDAIIKCQGLLTTSGSMVVNMEWGNFWSSHLPRTSYDIDLDAESSNANDMGFEKMISGMYLGDIVRRVILRMSEDSDIFGPISPVLSEPYVLRTNSVSAIHEDDTPELQEVARILKDIGVSDVPLKVRKLVVKICDVVTRRAGRLAAAGIAGILKKIGRDGSGGITSGRSRSEIQMQKRTVVAVEGGLYMNYTMFREYMEEALVEILGEEVSQYVVVKAMEDGSSIGSALLVASLQS; encoded by the exons ATGTTTACATCCAATCATTGCTGTTATCTCTTACCTTTACTTTG GAGGGAGAAAGGTACTTATTATGCACTTCACCTTGGAGGCACTTATTTTAGGATTTTAAGGGTTCTTCTGGGTGATCAAAGGTCTTATCTAGATGTTCAAGATGTTGAACGACACCCAATACCTTCACATTTGATGAATAGCACCAGCGAG GTTCTTTTCAACTTTCTCGCCTTTTCCTTGGAAAGGTTTATTGAAAAGGAGGAAAACGGGTCCGATTCACAAGGTGTTAGAAGGGAACTTGCATTTACGTTCTCATTCCCTGTCAAGCATACTTCTATTTCTTCAGGAGTTCTAATTAAATGGACCAAAGGTTTTGAGATTAGTGAAATG GTTGGGCAAGATATAGCTGAATGTCTACAAGGAGCTCTGAACAGAAGAGGCCTAGATATGCATGTTGCGGCTCTT GTGAATGATACTGTTGGAGCCTTGTCGCTTGGATATTATCACGATCCAGATACGGTTGTTGCGGTTGTATTTGGAACAGGTAGTAATGCATGTTACTTGGAAAGAACCGATGCCATAATCAAGTGTCAGGGTCTGCTTACAACTTCTGGAAGCATG GTGGTAAATATGGAGTGGGGAAATTTTTGGTCCTCTCATTTGCCTAGAACTTCGTATGACATTGACTTGGATGCAGAGAGTTCAAATGCAAATGATATG GGATTTGAGAAGATGATATCAGGAATGTATCTGGGTGACATTGTTCGTAGAGTAATTCTCCGCATGTCAGAAGATTCTGATATCTTTGGACCCATCTCGCCCGTGTTATCTGAGCCTTACGTTCTAAG AACAAATTCAGTCTCAGCCATACATGAAGATGACACACCTGAGTTACAAGAAGTAGCAAGAATCTTGAAAGACATAGGG GTATCAGATGTACCACTGAAGGTGAGAAAACTAGTGGTGAAAATATGCGATGTGGTTACACGAAGAGCAGGGAGGCTTGCAGCAGCAGGAATAGCAGGAATCTTGAAGAAGATAGGCCGAGATGGAAGCGGGGGAATCACGAGCGGGAGAAGCAGAAGTGAAATCCAAATGCAGAAAAGAACAGTTGTTGCGGTAGAAGGAGGTTTGTACATGAATTACACCATGTTTAGGGAATACATGGAAGAAGCTCTCGTAGAGATACTAGGAGAAGAAGTGAGTCAATACGTGGTGGTTAAAGCCATGGAAGATGGTTCTAGCATTGGCTCTGCTCTCCTCGTTGCCTCTTTACAGTCATga